A single genomic interval of Schistocerca americana isolate TAMUIC-IGC-003095 chromosome 2, iqSchAmer2.1, whole genome shotgun sequence harbors:
- the LOC124594319 gene encoding 26S proteasome non-ATPase regulatory subunit 5-like: protein MEEDTSVLHRLSDRLPFEPDRLAVLSEMLATVKRLEKHALEENLRSLQISTIFECLNSSKMDEVMITGDILRSLLNSMDSSEVLAQYGQLLQEAIAHPTAEVKLLAIRELLRAAQMDSLVPVLRDDGFLITTVPCVFSDNSAVTEAAKRFFVKVCDTKSGLDAFFSEPLMRCLNQFMSHSDEYRLRGYEFVGDIAASLDSALTRSVECGFLGQMLEELKGDDVLFQFNILSVLSKIASTEHGFYYLKNASLLAHAEAKLCTSHPAALDTFVLPGYVRFFGSVFYARPAEAHEACPSVLPKLFGIVAAPDSDLSLQSVAMETIGHIAEPVAGKRVLDGLGTAMPELTARLKHFARTLPLEYKVRALNAMACAVDLQRSDQSAETLALTSRWFSTEASGSPLDVVVALCRQPFPALKMACLQLLSVLAGQPWGLQLIRDYPGLVDFLLDRSGEPSKLCKEAKYNVVQTIVAAHSAHEIFGFEALDKMNTFIQQGPFYVDLQAEVAFEEDE, encoded by the coding sequence ATGGAAGAGGACACATCCGTTTTGCACCGTCTTTCTGATAGACTTCCTTTCGAGCCAGACAGGCTGGCAGTGCTTTCAGAAATGCTCGCAACGGTGAAAAGGTTGGAAAAGCACGCACTGGAGGAAAACTTGAGGAGCCTTCAGATCAGTACGATATTCGAGTGCCTGAATAGCAGTAAAATGGACGAAGTGATGATCACAGGAGACATCCTACGAAGTCTCCTAAACTCGATGGACAGCAGTGAGGTACTCGCCCAATACGGGCAGCTGCTGCAGGAGGCCATCGCACACCCCACAGCAGAGGTGAAGCTCCTCGCCATCAGGGAGCTATTGCGTGCTGCTCAAATGGATTCTCTTGTGCCAGTGCTGCGTGACGACGGTTTTCTTATCACGACAGTGCCTTGTGTTTTTTCCGACAACTCTGCTGTGACCGAAGCAGCAAAGCGTTTCTTTGTCAAGGTGTGCGATACCAAGTCCGGCCTGGACGCATTCTTTTCCGAACCTTTGATGCGCTGCCTGAATCAGTTCATGAGCCACAGTGACGAATATCGTCTCAGGGGCTACGAATTCGTGGGTGACATAGCTGCTAGTTTGGACAGTGCGCTCACGAGAAGCGTCGAGTGTGGTTTCTTGGGCCAGATGCTAGAAGAACTGAAGGGTGACGACGTCCTGTTCCAATTCAACATCCTCTCTGTACTGTCCAAAATCGCTTCGACGGAACACGGATTTTACTACCTGAAGAATGCTAGCTTACTCGCCCACGCCGAAGCCAAGCTATGCACCTCCCACCCTGCAGCACTGGACACCTTCGTCCTCCCCGGCTACGTCAGGTTCTTCGGTAGCGTTTTCTACGCGAGGCCTGCCGAAGCTCACGAGGCGTGCCCTTCCGTCTTGCCGAAGCTGTTCGGAATAGTCGCTGCACCTGACAGCGACCTGTCGCTGCAATCCGTCGCCATGGAAACGATCGGTCACATCGCTGAGCCGGTGGCGGGCAAGCGCGTCTTGGACGGTCTCGGAACGGCCATGCCGGAGCTGACGGCTAGACTCAAGCACTTCGCCAGGACCCTGCCCCTGGAGTACAAGGTCCGCGCTCTGAACGCGATGGCCTGCGCCGTCGATCTGCAACGCAGCGACCAGTCGGCGGAGACTCTGGCGCTGACGAGCCGCTGGTTCTCGACGGAAGCGTCCGGCTCGCCACTGGACGTGGTGGTGGCGTTGTGCAGGCAGCCGTTCCCCGCGCTCAAGATGGCCTGTCTGCAGCTGCTCAGCGTGCTCGCTGGCCAGCCCTGGGGGCTGCAGCTTATCCGCGACTACCCAGGACTCGTCGACTTTCTGCTCGACAGGTCCGGCGAGCCCAGCAAGCTGTGCAAAGAGGCCAAGTACAACGTCGTGCAGACCATCGTCGCTGCGCATTCAGCTCACGAAATATTCGGATTTGAGGCCCTTGACAAAATGAATACCTTCATCCAGCAGGGTCCATTCTACGTCGATCTGCAGGCTGAAGTAGCGTTTGAGGAAGACGAGTAA